Part of the Coregonus clupeaformis isolate EN_2021a chromosome 8, ASM2061545v1, whole genome shotgun sequence genome, CTTTGGACGAACGACAGCAACAAACACATCTTCCAAGTTGTCATGGTTGCCCATGGCGTTGACTTGCCTTCAATCCCTTTCAAGTATCCTACATAAGGACCGATttatgaggaagatgaggagcaCCATGTCTGAAATGTTAGAAATAATCAAATACAATCAGAATCTAATTGGGAGCCAGCAAAACGTAATTATTCTATTAATAATCTATATTCTATTGTAGGGTGTCTTTTAATTATTTAAAAGTAGTAGGCTATTACACTATTCAAGATTGATCATCACTGATCAATCTTGAAAAGATAAGACTTTTAAATTGTTAACTTGTAATAAATTACTTAATAATATCAACAATCGCCTAGATTGTTACTTTAACGCATGAAAATGAAATAGCATAATGATTACGGCGAAAATATTTTCAAAAGGCAAATTTGATTGCGTTTAAAAGTCTAAAATAAATGATTCTGTCCCAAAAAAAGTCACGCCCCGGAAACCAAGCACACTGTTGCCTTCCTCTGTAGAAGACTATTGATATCATCACATACAGTATACAATACAACATGAAAAGTAATAAACGGCACGATTTTTCAGTAAAGCTATATTGTGTCCTTAGAAGTAGACGTGAAACTATACGTCAGATAACTTGATGAAAGGCTCAGGAATCGCACTGTTACATTTTAATAAACGCTTTCAAACATACCTGAAATTATGATCTCTCACAAACTTTAAAAAGTATAGGTTGTCGGTGTCTTTATTTTCCCGGGTGGAATAAGTCATAGACATGCAGGATCAATAATCTAGGCAAACTTCTAAGCAGATAATTGTGTGTTTCCTAAAAGCATAACATTGGTTGGCGACAACAGCAAGCGAAATGGACAAGAGTCATATTATGCCTAGACTGATTCGTTTTGACAACAGGGAACTCTGCTGGTCGGGTGGACTTAGTGCGCATATTTTCTTGTGAAAAATGTAGACAGATGGAAATAAATTATAGGCTACAGAAATCAAATCGGATGTGAAAGTAATTTGCTTTGGTATGATGTAAGGCCAAGTAACTTTTGACTCATAATTTTTTTCTGAAATCATTTTTATTGCATTCAGGCAATTCTAGTGTCAATTGTGAGTATGGACATGtttcctaatatttatatattaaaTAGTTAAGGTACACATTTGCCCGTTTCAGATTATGTATGGCAGAGGTTCCCAACCATTTTCCACATTTGATTCAAACACCAGCTTGATTTTGTTTAATTTGAGGGACCTAGGAAAATGTTGTTTTGAAGCTAATTTCTTGGAATTCTACGCAGTTTAAACAACACTCATGATATGCTTTAGGTAGGCTATttaatgttaataataataataataataataattccccAAATGTtagggtactagggggtaactagAACAATGTTtaattgctgacacaaaaaaaCAACGTTTGGAAAAATAAATggatgtggatgaaggtcatgcttacaGTGGCTTGaggaagtattcaccccccttggcatttttcctattttgttgccttacaacctggaattaaaatggattttggggggttgtatcatttgatttacacaacatgcctaccactttgaagatgcaaaatatatttttgggtgaaacacccccaccttttgcagcaattacagctgcaagtcttttggggtatgtctctataagcttggcacatctagccactgggatttttgcccattcttcaaggcaaaactgctccagctcctttaagttggatgggatctgctggtgtacagcaatctttaagttataccacagattctcaattggattgaggtctgggctttgactaggccattccaagacatttaaatgtttccccttaaaccactcaagtgttgctttagcagtatgcttagggtaattgtcctgctggaaggtgaacctccgtcccagtctcaaatctctggaagactgaaacaggtttccctcacacctcccgagtggcgcagtgttctaaggcactgcatcgcagtgctagctgtgccactagagatcctggttcgaatccaggctctgtcgtagccggccgcgaccgggagacccatggggcggcgcacaattggcccagcgtcgtccagggtaggggagggaatggccggcaggggatgtagctcagttggtagagcatgctgtttgcaacaccagggttgtgggttcgataaaataatgtatgcgctaactgtaagtcgctctggataagagcgtctgctaaatgactaaaatgtaaatgtaagaatttccctgtatttagcgccatccatcattccttcaattctaaccagtttcccagtccctgccaatgaaaaacatccccacacatccaccatgcttcactgtgaggatggtgttcttggggtgatgagaggtgttgggtttgcgccagacatagcgttttccttgatggccaaaaagctcaattttagtctcatctgaccagagtaccttcttccatatgtttggggagtctcccacatggcttttggcgaacaccaaacgtgtttgcttatttttttctttaagcaatggcttttttctggccactcttccataaagcccagctctgtgcagtgtacggcttaaagtggtcctatggacagatactacaatctccgctgtggagctttgcagctccttcagggttatctttggtgtctttgttgcctctctgattaatgccctccttgcctggtctgtgagttttggtgggcggccccctcttggcaggtttgttgtggtgccatattctctcaattttttaataatggatttaatggtgctccatgggatgttcaaagtttcatatatttttttataacccaaccctgatctgtacttctccacaactttgtccctgacctgtttggagagctccttggtcttcatggtgccgcttgcttggtggtgccccttgcttagtggtgttgcagactctggggcctttcagaacaggtgtatatatactgagatcatgtgacagatcatgtgacacttagattgtacacaggtggactttatttaactaattgtgtgacttctgaaggtaattggttgcaccagatcttatttaggggcttcatagcaaagggtgtgaatacatatgcacgcatcacttttccgttatttattttttgaattttttgaaacaagttattttttgcatttggcttcaccaatttggactattttgtgtatgtccattacatgaaatccaaataaaaatccatttaaattacaggttgtaatgcaacaaaataggaaaaacgccaagggggatgaatacttttgcaaggcactgtaggtgaataaactataaagggaaataaatggctacagtttacacttttttaggtatttcatgaaatgttgtttttagaaaagggGGTGCCAGTTACCCCGGTAGAagattatacatttacatttacattttagtcatttagcagacgctcttatccagagcgacttacagttagcgcatacattattttatcgaacccacaaccctggcgttgcaaacaccatgctctaccaactgaactacatccccTGGCATAGGGTTTGACACAAGTGTGTTAAAATCCATTTAATCATTTTTATTTAGAAATTATTTAGTAAGTAATACTTAAAAGCTAAGTTTAGTTgtcttattttaattatttaaataaaatatgggggggggggggatggtgTTGCACATGTCATCATtaatattattaattattattattattattaatttaattaattaatatgccatttagcagacgcttttatccaaagcgacttacagtcatgcgtgcataaattttttgtgtatgggtggtgtatgggtggtcccggggattgaacccactaccttggcgttacaagcgccgtgctctaccagctgaggagGATTAACTCACCTGCACATACATTTTCTTTGTTCTTTCTTTGTTGTTCCTTTTCCATACAATCCATTATGTACAATTGCACTAAATATTATTTGAATAATGCAAGATTTTAAATCCCAGCAGTCTTTAAAATGACATTCAGGAGCAAAAGGTTTTCAATAGTTTTTAATTCACACAAAAAATATTCATTGGATATTGGAATGGAATATAACTAATAACATTAAATAACATTGGAATTTAACATTTAATAACAATAACTCATAACTTAACTCATTAATTCAGTGTAACGTTGATGTTTCAACTCTTTTATGCTCTGCTATTGCTAATTTGTACATAGGTCACAAATAAAGCTATCCCCAGTAAAATTGGAGCACAACTCATGAGCCTACCTCCTGCACTGCTCACACCTAATCCAGTACCCACCTGTGACTGAATACTTTACTCAAAAATGATGTATATTTTTTGTCTctaaacaagtggattatttatcATATGGCTTTCCTACTTTtagattaaaatatatatatatatagatctaACTTCATTGGAATATATCTACAACTTTTTCAACATTTccaaaaatgtaatcaatttacCACTAAATCGTTTTGCTTAAACGTTGTGATGACACagatgacattttttgttgagcaAGAGCAGTTGCTGCCAGGGAAAGTGTTGGGGAAATAATTTGGTGACATCCTGTGGCCTTAATGTGAATTACATATATGAGTTACTATAATAATTTATATGAACCCTCAATTTAATGATACATATTATATTTTACCTAAAGTAATTCGATCAATTGATAGTCAcacactaaccacgtttccatccacagtttttatgcgagtaaagtcatattGTATATAAAAAATTCACGAcaactgtgatggaaacaggaagtttcggtgtAATGTTAAaatgccgacagatcatttgttcgttcgacaaggtgggatctttttgtgtcggtaaaatgtattatgcgggaaatggcggtggaaacgcctttatacgcaaatattgatataataaccatcatatcgaagtaaatttagtcacgcgatgatatggtgtgtggttctcccactacgactcgggaaaccattaAGTTTATTTGGCTAcagtttaaataaattatgatgaacttcacagggtggtgaaagtgcacagtgacgACCTTGAAGCTGCTTTCCAATACCCTACCGAGGGTCTTATTCTGtagacatgatgatcgatgcttggctggcgtttgacaaataaaatattCTCGCTCTAATAATCTCATTATGTAGACTAGACAACCCGCACAGCATCTGCgaactgttggctagagcgcagatGCTTaaaccagagtaggcacatttactatttaacgcaacagtttttatGACAAAACTATCtttagagttgaaaatgcgatggaaacacatcgaattttagattttttttcggTACATGAAAATGTAAGCGAAAAAGtccattttgtgtgcactacgtcatcacgcactgatttttattTACAACAACTACATTTGATGGAAACATACcgctggtgggaaaatgcgcatattttctttatgcgttttctagaatattcgcatgaaaatctgtcgccaattggatggaaacctagcttgtgtgtaggcggcaggtagcttagtggttaagagcattgtgccagtaaccgaaaggtcgctggttctaatccccgagcccactaggtgaaacatctgtcgatgtgcccttgagcaaggcacttaactctaattgctcctgtaagtcgctctggataagagcgtctgctaaatgaccaattattattattatgtgtaaGATTACTTAACAACCAACGTCCGATTTATTTGACTCCTCGACTTTAGAAGGTCGTAGTTCAGCTTCTGAATGTCATAGAGACAAACCAAATATATTCTCATGCGCATCAGTCGCATCTTCATCTGGCAAATTACTGCTTATTTCTAGCCTAAAGCATCGAGGATGTTTGCGTTGTTTTGGATCGGTATTAACAATCGCAAACTGTAGCCCTCAAATCAAGGAAGGTTGGGAACTGCCGATGTATGGTGACAAAGGCCACATAGCAAACTTTCCCATGTATGGCTATTCTCTACTGTAGACCAatataaccttttttttttttagctcttTAGGTCTATCCATTTTAGTAATGCTTCAAGTCAGGTCAAGAAAACTAATAGGGGAAGTGCTCTATAATTATGTAAGAGTCAGTCAAATGAGTCTTGTACATACTGTAATATAGGTCATAATTTAGACTTCTTTATTGAAGACAATGTATAAAACATTAACAGACAGTCAGAGCATGTATTGGCAGGTAGCCTAATATAAGGCAGCGGTATGAACACAAGTTCAAACTAGGAACTATTGCCACAACAACAGAAAGTTCAGTTAACCCAAATAAACATGCAGCTTATGTGcacaaacagcaaaaaataaTTTGGATTGCTTTGACTGTGAATTTGGTTTCCCATCTACTCATAATACACATTATATATGATTTCCTTGGTCCACTTGAATTAGTCTGGTTCCTGAGAAAGTGGGAACCTCTTCTCTACAGTTTTAACCACCAAACCACAAAACTCCACTTCTAACCCACCCAAACTCCCTTCAATAGCTGGCCCTGTCGAgaatcaacccctagcccctaccccttGGCACTTGTGTTGATCGGAATAAATTGGACAGGTATAAGCAAAATATTTTGCAAAAATTCCACCTTGCCTCTCAGAGGGCACAGTGGAGCTACAGCCATATTGCGTGTACCTATCCAGTTCTAacaaggggtggggggggtagagcATGGGTGGCCATCCCTCCTCCTGGAGAGCAACTGGGTCTGCATGCTTTTATTCCATCCCTGCTCTAACATATCTGGTTTAGCTAATTAGGCTCAAGATGAGCAGCTGATTGGTAGAATCAGATGTATTAGAGCAGGGCATGAACACCCAGGACATACTGCACACCCAGTAGCACTTCAGGACTGGGAGTAGGGGTTATTTCTGGACAGGGCCCCCACCTCTCCCCTTCCCCAAGCTTTAGGGCggactcctctcttcctcctctttgcACTGGCTCAAAACCTCCTGCATCTTGGCTTGGATGTCCTCCACGCGCTTGGCCCACTTCTCCCGCACCTCGTCCTCGTCGTCCTCCGTCACCGCTGTGTAGGCCATGAGAGCGATCAGGCCAATGTGGAACAGGTGGCCCAGGTGGGAGCACCGGTGCTCCATGACCCTGCGGTCTCCGTCGCAGTGCTCCAGGTACACCTTCAGCAGGGGCCTTCCGAACACCGACCCGGTGCCCATGACGCCCCGGTAGTACACGTCCAGGCTCAGGTTGCTCTTGTCCCTCTCGTAGGCCCGCTTGAAGTTGGCCATGTGGCGCCGCGCTTCCTCTGGGTCCTTCCTCACCTGCGCCACCATGGAGCTGAAGGCGGCATATTGGTGCTTGATGTACTCCTCATACTTGCCAAACGTCTCATTGACCTCGTCCACACGGATCTGCCGCAGGCACTGATGGTTTTTCACTGAGATGCTCTGCAACTTGCTGTGCACCACCTGGAAGTCCTTGTCCAGGGCGTGCGCCTCCTCGCCCACCAGGCCCGTGCGCACCACCCCCACCAGGGAGGAGACGATGCCGAAGAGGGGGTCGATGGACGAGGCGAAGGAGGAGACCTTCTCCACGCAGCCCAACACCTTGACCGCTGTCTTCTTGATCTGCCCGGCCTCAGCCATCGCTGTTAGCTTCTAagactctgagagagagagagagagagagagagagagagagagagagagagagagagagagagagagagagagagagagagagagagagagaaagcgaacaGTGTCAGGCTGTTATGTGAGGGTAGTCAATGAACTGAACAGTTTCTGTTTCAGTTTCTCTTGTAGATGGGGGAGATCGACCATCATGTTTCAGAATAATTCAAATCGTATTACTTTTAATGCTGCTGGCAAAATTGGGCATCTAAGTTCTCAAGTTGCATTCCACACATGCATGTCATCACTTTGCGTCTTTTAGCTTTATGTATCAAGTTACAGTTTTAATACTCCTGAGTGACACCTCTCACAAAGCCTCTAGTTGTGTAGTAAGCAACAAGTCAATAATTACTTAGGTTTAGAAGCCAAGATGAACTGTTATTTCTTatttgagagaaaaagagaggcaaTGTATTTCTAAGAGAAGCATTTCTTTCATTATCAattttttcttttcattttcatatttatggCTATTAGCGATCAGTTGGAATCAAGTACAGAGTTTCATTCATTTATAGGGCATAGAGAATGCTTCTAAATTCAAACCTCACAGAGACATACATTTGGGTCACATGTGAAAGGGAGTGTCTGTTGTCCTGTGTGTATACACTAACTGATTTGTGTGGCTGTGGCCAAACACACAAACCATATATAATCCTAGTTCATAGCTCTTACTCATCATGCCCAAGCCTGCAATGCAGTAAAAAAATCAGGAAGACCAGTGGGTGTGTCTCCTGGGTACGTTAAATACAATCATTGACCTCCTATTACACCAGCAAGTTTTTCTAAAGATAAACAAAATAATGAAGGCACATGCCAATCTACATCAATTCAGAGATCCATTTTCCATTAGTAAATCACATTCATTTTGGTCTAACTGCATTCACTTCCTGCTTCTCCAACCACAAACATGTATCATGAACCACTGATTTCCCCTTTGACTTAAATATAAAGTGTTCCTTTTCAGATAAAACCCCCAAAGATAATACAAAGCCCTTTGAGCTAAATGTCTTATGTTTACCTGAGGTCAAGGTGTTGTTATCCTTCTGTTTATACAAGCTGTCAGTATTACCAAGCCACCATTTTCCAAGAATCCCCCAGTCTGAGAAGCCCAGCCTACTTTCTGCCATATAAGGACAGAGGAACAAGGAAACGTGACTCTTGTTTGGGCTGTGCTGATTGGATGGAGGGAAAATACAGCTGGCTGCTTTGTGGCTGTAAACCAAGCAGAGGGCAGGCAGGGTGTGTATTGTTTTAGGCATATCAAACACATCCACACCTTCAGTAGCAATAGTTTTTAATAGTGTTGTGAATGTAGGGATAAGGGTAGAGGGAATCCATCAGAATATAATAGATCTATGTTTATCAATTTGCATGGCAATTCTTTATTTTCTGCTGTCATagtactaaacacacacacacacacacacacacacagagtgagacagagacagagagagagagagagagagagagagagagagcagccccCCGAAGGAGTTTTGTGGGGTTAGGTGCCTTACTCATGGGCACAATGGCAGTAGGTAGCACATGGGATATTAATGACAGCAACCCTCCGGCTGCCGCCACACTCTCAGTATCCTGCCATATATTAGGATAAGAGAGAAGATACTGTAGGTCCTAAAATGATCAGCCCTATGAGATCGCAGGTTAGGAATACAATGTAAGCCTGTATTACTCACTTTACATGAAATGTATCTTATACCTGTGTAACACTGATATTATACTAGTAACAACATCGTATTGATATGTTACATTGTACTTCAGTCATTTAATTTTAATTGTACAGAAATGAAATTAAGCAGTTTTGCACACAAACAGGGAGTCATTAAATGCGTTTATTACAAAAACTGCTCAACCATTAGTATGCAATTACAAAGCAATCACTAAGTTACCATGCAACACTGTAGTAATTACACTGTTACTATATAGGTATAAGGAAAGGTGCATTTCACCACTTtttaacctcatattcattatctctagcatcataccagtgtctacatatgtccTCTAGTCAAAAAGATAAAAAGTGTTACAGTTGAAAACATATAGCCTTATTCATAAAGGCTCATCAATGCTTATAACAACATACCTGTCTGCTTGCCCCCTTTTCTAATTTTCTCATCTCATCTATATTGATATATATTCATTGTCCAATGACAGCAAACAATGGCTCCATTATTTTCGTCTTCAATGATTTAATGATTTAAGAGTTCTATTGACGGTAACATTTCCATTGTGATGTGAAAAGAcaatttggtaacactttacttgacacccagcgtcataacgcGTTacgacacggtcataaccatgtcataatatgtcataacagctgaaaTAACTTGTCATAATCTTCtgtgacatatattgtgttattttatggctggttataagagtgtcaaaacccataAAACCTACCACagtagttattttatggctggttatgacacctacacaagagtgtaaaaacccacaaaacctaccacacaaggcaaaacattccattacaccatagcctacttgtcaatagtatgtttatgttatataacattttctgaaattaaccatattaaattattattgtaattgcgcacacatggatgtcagacatgcacctaccccaatgctctttctggtgactgggatgaatgcaggagcagatttcaggagcaggacaagacaccttatttttgactgatgactgacataagggcatatatgtgataggcctatctggcaaatatgattatgatggtcataatgcttcttgacagtgtcataaagtgcatTTTCTTAGTCAAAATAAATCGACACAGGATGGTTATAATGTtttatgacagtgtcataaagcgtATTTTCTACAAGTTTTTGTAATAtatgatgaaaaaaaaaacatgactgtaaagaattaattataacaacaacaaaggacttaagaaacaaacttttaAACGAAAGGAAtgttcttggcagggaaaaaacacatttcaataaatgtgggtttgacactcttatgtaggtgtcataaccagtcataaaataacgcaatatatgtcacaacaggtgtaaatatatgggtcatgacagtgttatgaccatattatgacaggttatgagaAGTTACGTCAGCtactatgacatattatgacatggttatgaccgtgtcataacacGTTACGATGCTGGgcgtcaagtaaagtgttaccaaaaagTCTTTACCAGGGTGTTAATATTCactttatatatttatatttggcACTAAGGCACATTTCATATCACACAAGCATAGCAAACATACTGAAATGTGACGAGACAGTGAACGATAAACAGGAGTTTGCTAAACATACAACCAAATAGATAACCTGTAATTCCAACACTATTGTGTATTGAATTTTAAACCACTGTTGATGGTTACACAGTTGCCTGGGTGGTTATGAATTACATGtactgtctgtgtttgtgtatgtgcatgcCTATATGTGTGTacatctactgtgtgtgtgtgtgtgtgtgtgtgtgtgtgtgtgtgtgtgtgtgtgtgtgtgtgtgtgtgtgtgtgtgtgtgtgtgtgtgtgtgagcatgccgAACAGTCGGTCTGAAACAACAGTGGCGTGATCGGTCAAGCGAGCGCCCCCTCTCACACACTGATGTTGAACCCACCCGGCTTTCCATGGGATCTGCTACATCAACATGCCCCCTTTTTACCCCAGGTCAGCTCGCTCGTTCACTCAGtccgtctgtgtctctctctcactcgctatCCTCCTTTGGCTGCAGGGTTGTCAGGCCGAAGACTACCACCATTTGAGTTCAGGTAACAACAGCATTGATACTGTGGTTGCTAGAATGGAGGACTCATGTTTGGATCTGGGCTTAGAAAGGTTTAGCCTGCCATAGAAATTCCTTGTGGGGTGAACTGGGTTCACATCTAATTCATTCATTGCCTGTATTTTGCCCGTATCTCTGCCAACTTTTTCATGGGCTTTCTTGACGCCTACATCTGCACTGTTTTTTGAGCCAGATGCATCCTAGGCTTGTATTATCTTTAAGTCTGGTTTAGAGGTTGACCATCTTGAGAAAAGGAGGATGTATTATTTTAGGGATCATCTACAAAATTGCTCTACGGTCAACACTGACACTGACAAAGCAAGTAATAACTGAACAATAAACTACTGTAGGTTAAAGAAAATCTATAAGCGCTTGTATTGAAATAGGTAACAAgtggggccagtatataaaaaaatatatgtattcactaactgtaagtcgctctggataagagcgtctgctaaatgactaaaatgtaaaatgtaaatgtaagtgacaAATAATTTAAACTAGCACAGTCAGCATAAGAAATAAAGTTGATATGTTTCTACTTATGTAACTTAAGTTTGACAAGAGTTAGATCATCAATAGTGTGATCTTTACCTTTTACAGAACCTTTACCTTTTGTAGTCGGAAAACTACTCTAGGTTTCACCTGTGCCAACAagtgcatatacagtgccttcagaaagtattcacacccctttactttttccacattttgttgtgttacagcctgaatttaaaatggattaaattgagattttatgtcacaataccacataatgtcaaagtggaatttggtTTGTAGAACatataattataatttttttttttttttaagctgaaatgtcttaagaGTCAGTAATTATTCAACCCTTTTgctatggcaagcttaaataaattcaggagtaaaaatgtgcttaacaaattgtataataagttgcatggactcattctgtgttcaataatactggttaacatgatttttgaatgactaccacatctctgtactccacacatgcaattatatgtaaggtccctcaatcgagtagtgaatttcatgcacagattcaaccacaaagaccagggaggtttttcaattccttgcaaagaagggcaccgattggtagatgggtaaaaacaaaaaataaagcagacattgaatatccctttgagcatggtgaagcaaTTAATTAggttttggatggtgtatcaatacacccagtcactataaagatacaggcttccttcctaactcagttgccggagagatttcagggatttcatcatgaaGCCAATGgtaattttaaaacagttacagagtttaatggctgtgatatgagaaaaccgAGAATGGATCAACTacatagttactccacaatactaacctaaatggcagagtgaaaagaaggaagcctgtaaagaatCAAAAAATAttgcaaaacatgcatcttgtttgcaacaaggaacttaagtaatactgcaaaaaaattggcTAACAAATTCACTTATTCTCCTGAATACAAaaagttatgtttggggcaaatc contains:
- the LOC123491521 gene encoding protein rapunzel-like, producing MAEAGQIKKTAVKVLGCVEKVSSFASSIDPLFGIVSSLVGVVRTGLVGEEAHALDKDFQVVHSKLQSISVKNHQCLRQIRVDEVNETFGKYEEYIKHQYAAFSSMVAQVRKDPEEARRHMANFKRAYERDKSNLSLDVYYRGVMGTGSVFGRPLLKVYLEHCDGDRRVMEHRCSHLGHLFHIGLIALMAYTAVTEDDEDEVREKWAKRVEDIQAKMQEVLSQCKEEEERSPP